CAATCCCTGTATTTAAGTAAACTAAAGCAGATTCATGAGCCACAGATATTTTCGCTTTTTGACCAGCAAGGAGATTCAATTGAGCAAATTTTTCTCGTTCTGAGGGATTAGTAACTAATTCTATGCCCACATTTATTTGATTGATAATATCAAAAATTTTTTCGTCTAGCTCTTCAGATTGAATATGTTGTAGTAAAAGTTTTCCTATTTGGAGATGTAGGGCTTTTTTTTGAGTTTCTGGAATTAGAGAATATGCGGCTTGCTGAATGCGATCGTGAATAAATTTACCGGAAAGTTGACTAGGATTTAACGATTTCAAGTTTTGTTTTTCATAAGCTTCTTTGGTAGAGGATTTATGAGTTCTAACTTCCATCAAAGCAGCCTTACCGCTTAAACAAAAAATTAGCTCTTCATTAATTGCTGGACGCAGATGTTCGGCAATATCCTGATGATGATTGTAATTGATAATAGCTAAAGTTTTGAAATCAAATTTATTGCCAATACAAGCCGCTAAATGTAAGAGCTTTTGTGTCTCTTTTGGCAAATTTTTGATTTTCTGAGCCATAAATTCAACGACATTATCAGTAATATCTTGACGATGAATTTTCTCCAGGCTCCAGCGCCAGTTGAGTTCAATAATTCGGTTGGTAAAAGGAGATTTAAGCGCATGAAAACTGACTAGTTTCTCTCTATACAGAGATTTAAGAAACTCATTTATGAAAAAAGGATTGCCCTGAGTTTTGGTGTATACTAACTCTGCTAGGGGTTTGGTTTTATAAGTTTTACACTTAAGAGTATCAGCAATTAATTGATTGACATGAGTCAAATTTAAAGGATGAATAGGGATATAATTAACTGGTTTGCCCATTTCTTGAATAGCTGATAGTGAAACCATTAAAGGATGTACTGGAGTCACTTCATTTTCTCTATATGCGCCCATCAAAAACAAGAATTTAGCCTCTGGATCTTGCATAATGGATTGCATCAACTTCAAGGTAGCAGAGTCTGTCCAATGTAGGTCGTCGAGGAAAATAACTAAAGGCTGATTTGGTTGACAAAAGACTTTAATAAACTTTTGGAATAATATTTTAAATCGATTTTGTGACTCATTAGGCGCTAAATCTAAAACAGGTGGTTGTTTACCGATGATTAGTTCAACTTCGGGAATCACATTAATAATAACTTGTCCGCTTGTCCCCAGTGCATCTAGCAGTTGTTTCCGCCATTTTTGGAGTTTATCTTCGGTTTCTGTAAGTAGTTGTTGTACTAGTTCTTTAAAAGCAGCTACTACAGCACCGTAGGGAATACCGCGTTGTAATTGATCGAATTTTCCAGAAATGAAATAACTGTTTTTTTGAGTTATAGCTTCATAAATTTCTGCCACCAAAGCTGATTTACCAACACCAGAATAACCATAAATTAGCATTAATTCGATATTTCCTTGGCTGACTCGTTCAAATGCAGCCAGCATTTTTTTTAGTTCTGTATCCCTACCATAAAGTTTTTTAGTAATCTGAAATTTATCAGAAACATCATTTTCCCCTAGAAAAAATAATTCTACTTTTCCATTATTTTTGAGTTGAGTCAAACACTTTTGTAAATCGGCTTTAATTCCATACGCATTTTGGTATCTAGATTCGGGATTTTTGGCTAACAATTTCATGGCGATCGCTGATATCGTTCTAGGTATACCAGGATTGATTTGAGATAGCAGTACTGGTTGTCTAGCTACATGGCTATGCAGCATTTCTATCGGTTCATCAGTTTGAAAAGGTAGTTGTTTGGTGAGCAATTCATAAAATGTAATTCCCAGAGAATAAAAATCTGTGCGATGATCGATCGCGCGATTCATTCTGCCAGTTTGTTCGGGAGAAATATAAGCTAATGTTCCTTCAACAATATCGGGATTGGTTAACAAAGGAGAATCCGCCGATAAGATTGTAGAAATACCAAAGTCAATGATTTTTAATTGTCCGGTTTGCTCGTTAAAAACAATGTTAGAAGGATTAATATCTTTATGGATTATGTTATGTTGATGAATTTCTCCTAAAATATCAGTAATTTGAATTGCTATTTTTAAGAACTCGGCGACAGACAACTGGCGTTTTTTCAGTAAAATATCTAAAGACTCACCACCAAAATCCTCAAAAACGATCGCCATACTATTGCGATATTTCTGCAATTCATAAGCTTTGATAACCCCTTCTATATTTAAGCCGCAGAGGATTTGGTATTCTTGCTGATAGCGGTTAATTTCAGCAGGAGTCGGGTAGTCTTCTTTGAGCAATTTCAAGATAACTAATTGACCATTTTCCTGCCTAATACCTCGATAGACTAGAGAATTATGACTTTCATAAATTTTGTCTAAAGTAGTAATATCAGATAGTTGAATCATGAATTTAATCAATAAATATAGTATTTAATACTGAAGTTAGTTTACATCTTGCCGTTAAAAAAATGTGGTGAAGAGTTAATGAAATTAGATGAGACATATATAGCGCTACGCGCAAGTCAAAAGTCAAAAGTTTACGGTTCATAGTTTTCAGCGCAAAACACAATGTCCTAACCTAAATGCGTAGTGCTATATACAGGAAACAACTCTGCCTTACTATGCATTTTTGGGGTTTTTCAGCGAAAATTTCCCTGCAATCCTAGCGATTCTGGTAATGTATATTCCCAGTGTCAAAGTAATTAACCAAGGCTTTTTGCTAAATAGTGTCAAAATTTAGCAAAGTGCTTGGTCAGGAATTTTGCCAAGCGATCGCATATTCTAAGTGTAAATACATATTTCCAGCTTTGGGAAAAAATGATACATTCCCCTACCTGATTGAGATTCCGCTTCTTTCTACCAGGTTTCCCAAAATTGATTGAACCTTTAAGTACGGCTCTAGGTCTAAACACTATGTAACAGCCAAGTAGCTGGTTGGGCACATTGGCTAAATCAGAATTTGAGGTAATTAACCATGAAACTCGGATACTTACTATCTGGGGCGATCGCTTTGGGCATTTCTCTTAGTCCAAATTTGTCTGTAGTAGCTCAAACGCCTGCGCCCAATAACTCTCCGAGAATGGAATACAAATGGGGGGCTGAACTCAATCTAACTGAGGCTCAAAAAGCCCAAATGGAGCAAATTAAGCAATCTACCCAGTCTCAAATTGAAGCGGTACTCACACCCGAACAAAAAGCGCAATGGCAGGCGGCTCAACAAAATGGTCAGAAAATGCGTAGAGGGTTTGCCTCTTTAAATCTAACAGATGCTCAAAAAACCCGCATCAGTGAGATTAAGAAACAAAGTAAAGAGCAAATGAAAGCGCTATTAACTCCCGAACAGGTTCAAAAATGGGAACAAGCACGGGCTGGTAAGAAAGGAGGTTGGGGCAAAAATTTGAACCTAACCGAAGCTCAAAAAGCCCAGATGAAACAGATTAAGGATGCCACTAAAGCTCAAATTGAGGCGGTACTGACACCAGAACAAAGAACTCAACTACAAGCAGCTAAACAAAGTGGTCAGAAGATGAGGCAGGCTTTTGCTTCTCTTAACCTCACCGATGCCCAAAAAACTCGCATTGAAGAGATTAAGAACCAAAGTAAAGAGCAGATGAAGGCGCTATTAACCCCCGAACAGCGTCAGCAACTAGAACAAGGTCGTTAACTGCTTGATGGTTAAAAACCAGAGCTATACAGATGAAACCCACCTAGGTGGGTTTCTTTTATGCTGTCTGCCTTGGCTAATTTCTCACAGATTTGCTTTGAAGTCATCAGACCAGGCGGGGAAAGCGATTCCCTGTCCTGAGTTCATCAAGCTGGGGAGATTTGCCCTCTTGGGCGATTGGAGCAACCCTGTTGTCTAATGGCAAGTTGGTGAACCAAGAATCCCTAAAGTAGCGATAGCCACTGGTGGGAGTGTCAAAATTTATGAATAGACTCTAATCTCAAAGCGTGGATCGTTGTTTTTAAGTTGATATTATCAGTGAAAAGCTTTGCTAAACATAGAGAGATATGTCGTTCTATTTAATTAAATGAAAGGATGAAAAACCTGACTTAATACAGAATAGATAAAATAATCCTAAAACTTAGTCCCCTCCTTAGTATCAGACCCGTTCAGTCACTTAAAGACCGATGCAAATATGCTAAGATAGAAAGATATTTTCGATTTAACTAAGTATTGACAGTTTCTCATGAAAACTAAGCCACTATTTAGCAGTTTGGCGCGTCAATAAATTAAAAGTTTTGGAGTTTTTCAAGATATGACAAGTTCCCCAGAGCGGATTATCCCTACAGATTTGCGTCAAGAAATTTCCCGCTCTTACTTGGAATATGCAATGAGCGTCATTGTGGGAAGAGCCTTACCAGACGCTAGAGATGGGTTAAAACCAGTGCATCGGCGGATTTTGTATGCGATGCATGAGTTGGGATTAACCCCAGAACGTCCTTTTAGAAAGTGCGCCAGGGTAGTCGGGGAAGTATTGGGTAAGTATCACCCCCACGGAGATACAGCCGTATACGACGCTTTAGTGCGGATGGCGCAAGATTTCTCCATGCGATCGCCTCTCATTAACGGACATGGTAATTTCGGCTCTGTGGATAACGATCCCCCAGCCGCGATGCGTTACACTGAGTGTCGCCTCCAAACCCTGACTAGTAACGCTATGTTGCGTGATATTGAGTCAGAAACGGTTGATTTTATTGATAATTTCGATGGTTCTCAGCAAGAACCCGTAGTTTTACCAGCCAGGATTCCCCAGCTACTAGTTAATGGCTCATCTGGGATCGCTGTGGGGATGGCGACGAATATTCCTCCCCACAACTTAGGGGAAATAGTCGATGGTTTGATTGCTCTAATTGAAAATCCCGAAATCACCGATATTCAATTAATGCAGTATATACCTGGACCAGATTTTCCCACAGGGGCGCTCATTATTGGCGGTAGCGGCATTAAAGAAGCATACACCACTGGCAGAGGTTCGATTACCATGCGGGGTGTGGCTCAAATCGAAACTGTAGAAAGTCGGGGTAGACCAGATCGAGAAGCTATCATCATTACTGAGTTACCCTATCAAACCAACAAAGCTGCCCTAATTGAAAGAATTGCCGATCTAGTTAACGATAAGAAATTAGAAGGGATCGCAGATATCAGGGATGAAAGCGATCGCGATGGCATGAGAATCGTCATCGAACTCAAGCGCGATGCTTACCCCAAAGTAGTTCTCAATAACCTGTACAAGCAAACCCCAATTCAAGCTAATTTTGGGGCAAATATGTTGGCATTAGTCAACGGTGAGCCGCAAGTTATTACTCTCAGACAGTTCCTGCAAGTATTTTTAGATTTCCGCATTGAATGCATCACTCGTCGCACCCAATACGAACTCAAAAAAGCCGAAGATAGAGATATAATTTTGCAGGGTTTGCTGATTGCGTTAGCGAATTTAGACAGAATTATTGAACTAATCCGTCGTGCGGCTGATACCCCCACCGCACGTCAAGAAATGATGGATAGCTACGGTTTATTGGAAGTCCAAGCCGATGCTATTCTCCAAATGCAACTCCGGCGATTAACCGCTTTAGAAGCCGAAAAAATCCGCCTGGAACACGAAGAATTACAAGCTCAAATTAATGACCTGAAAGACATCTTAGCCAAGAGAAGTCGGATTCTGGAAATTATTCAAGCTGAAGCTAAAGAAATCAGAGCCAGTCACGCTACCCCACGCCAAACCATTATTGAACCAGGGGAAGACGATTTATTAGATATAGATTTAATTGCTAACGAAAAATCGGCGATTTTGCTGACCGAACAAGGCTATATCAAAAGAATGCCCGTCGATACCTTTGAAGCTCAAAACCGAGCCACGCGGGGTAAAGCGGGGACGAAGATGAAAGAAGATGATGTAGTTCAGCACTTCTTTACCTGTTGCGACCATGATAGCGTCTTATTCTTCAGCGATCGCGGTGTCGTCTACTGTCTCAAAGCCTATCAAATCCCCGTCAGTTCCCGCACTGCTAGAGGGACACCCATCGTCCAATTGCTACCCATTCCTCCAGCCGAAAAGATTACCTCTATCGTCTCAGTTAGCGAGTTTACCGACGAAGAATATCTAGTTATGCTCACTGGTAAAGGATATGTGAAAAAGACTGCCCTATCAGCTTTTAGCAGCATCCGCGCCAATGGATTAATCGCCATTTCCCTAGAAGAAGGAGATCGACTCCGGTGGGTGCGTAGAGCTAAACCAGAAGATAGTATCATCATCGGTACTCGTCAGGGCATGACAATTCATTTCCGCACCAGTCACGAACAACTTCGTCCTTTAGGAAGGGCTACCCGTGGGGTTAAATCCATGAGTTTGAAGCCGAAAGACGAATTGATCAGTATGGATATTATCCCATCGCAAATCCTCAATACCATTAGCGACACCACCGAAGAAGAAACTAGCGAAGAAACTGTCGTACCAGCCGGAGAAGGACCTTGGGTATTAGTAATTACCACTGGTGGACTGGGTAAACGAGTCCCAGTTTCTCGGTTTAGACTGCAAAATCGGGCAGGACTTGGGGTATTAGCGATAAAATTCCGTAAATCTGGCGATAAACTAGCAGCATTACGCATCGTGAATGCCGACGATGAGTTAATGATTGTCACGAGTCGGGGAATTATTATCCGTCAAGCCATCAATGCCATTTCACCCCAATCGCGGATGGCGACAGGGGTGAGGGTACAAAAACTAGATGATGATGATGCGATCGCTGCTGTGGCTCTAGTTCCTCCCTCTAACGGCGAAGAAGATCTCGAAGAGACGGAGTAATTTTATGGCATTGCTGATTTGAAGTATGAATTGTTGATTGTTGATTGTTGATTGTTGATTGTTGATTGGGTTTTCTTTCGCCTTGATCTCTCACTATTTTGACTTCTGACTTCTGACTTCATGCACTAGTTCATACCTTGATTCAGCAACGCCAATTTTATCTGGGGATGGTGGAGGGGGAATCGAACTGTCAAATGCTCGACTCCCGATTCCCGATTCCCGATTCCCGAAATACTAGAAAGGTCGGACTTTTGCAAGAGGTCTATCCGATCTTGAGTCTTCGCCGGAAGCCCTTAAACTGCCATACCGTATTTACTGGCGATTAAAGCTGTCATCGTCTCACTATCTACAGGTCGAGAGAACCAATATCCCTGTCCCCACTGACAGCCTAAATTTTTGAGAAATAACATTTGAGAGGTGGTTTCTATACCCTCTGCTACTACTCCTATCCCCAGTTCGTCAGCCATTGCCAAAATTGTCCTGACAATCGCCGCATTCGAGTCTTGGATCTCTAAGTTACTGACAAATGAGCGATCGATTTTCAAGATACTGAGAGGGAAGCGGTGCAGATAACTTAAAGAGGAGTAGCCTGTGCCAAAGTCGTCAAGGCAGACCTCAATCTTTCTCTCCCTGAGCAGTTGGAAAATCTCGGCGACGGATTCAGGATTTTGGATCAGGACACTTTCAGTAATCTCCAGCTTCAAATATTCTCCCTTTAAAGAAGTTTGGTCAAGAATTAGGTCAATTTCTTCAGTTAAATCGGGTTTAGCAAAATGTTTGCCCGAAAAATTCACACTTAAAGTCAAGGGTGTAACACTGGGAAACTGTTCCTGCCAGAGGCTTAACTGTTGGCAGGCTTCTTGCAACACCCATCGATCTAGGGCAACAATCAGCCCTGTTTCTTCTGCGATGGGAATAAATTCGTCAGGGGGAATTAAACCTTGTTCTGGGTGCTGCCAGCGCACTAGTGCTTCTACTCCCTTCAAGGAGTTATTAGTAAGAGAGATGATTGGTTGATAGTAAACCAGAAGCTCTTGCCGTTCAATCGATCGCCATAGGTCACTTTCTATATGCAACTGCTTCAGAGCTTGAGCGTGCATGGAGGGCGCAAATACCTCATGGCGTGCTTTGCCATGAGCTTTGGCATAATACATAGCGGTGTCAGCATCCCGCAAAAGTTGTTCGGGTTGGCTGTAATTACTGGAACTGAGGGCAATGCCCATACT
Above is a genomic segment from Merismopedia glauca CCAP 1448/3 containing:
- the gyrA gene encoding DNA gyrase subunit A, whose protein sequence is MTSSPERIIPTDLRQEISRSYLEYAMSVIVGRALPDARDGLKPVHRRILYAMHELGLTPERPFRKCARVVGEVLGKYHPHGDTAVYDALVRMAQDFSMRSPLINGHGNFGSVDNDPPAAMRYTECRLQTLTSNAMLRDIESETVDFIDNFDGSQQEPVVLPARIPQLLVNGSSGIAVGMATNIPPHNLGEIVDGLIALIENPEITDIQLMQYIPGPDFPTGALIIGGSGIKEAYTTGRGSITMRGVAQIETVESRGRPDREAIIITELPYQTNKAALIERIADLVNDKKLEGIADIRDESDRDGMRIVIELKRDAYPKVVLNNLYKQTPIQANFGANMLALVNGEPQVITLRQFLQVFLDFRIECITRRTQYELKKAEDRDIILQGLLIALANLDRIIELIRRAADTPTARQEMMDSYGLLEVQADAILQMQLRRLTALEAEKIRLEHEELQAQINDLKDILAKRSRILEIIQAEAKEIRASHATPRQTIIEPGEDDLLDIDLIANEKSAILLTEQGYIKRMPVDTFEAQNRATRGKAGTKMKEDDVVQHFFTCCDHDSVLFFSDRGVVYCLKAYQIPVSSRTARGTPIVQLLPIPPAEKITSIVSVSEFTDEEYLVMLTGKGYVKKTALSAFSSIRANGLIAISLEEGDRLRWVRRAKPEDSIIIGTRQGMTIHFRTSHEQLRPLGRATRGVKSMSLKPKDELISMDIIPSQILNTISDTTEEETSEETVVPAGEGPWVLVITTGGLGKRVPVSRFRLQNRAGLGVLAIKFRKSGDKLAALRIVNADDELMIVTSRGIIIRQAINAISPQSRMATGVRVQKLDDDDAIAAVALVPPSNGEEDLEETE